Proteins from a genomic interval of Kitasatospora kifunensis:
- a CDS encoding DUF5685 family protein, producing MFGIIRPCRHHLSERLRTSWMAHLCGLCLALRDDHGQLARTATNYDGLIISVLVEAQRPATDLSGRRTAGPCPLRGMRTAEVAQGEGARLAASVSLALASVKVRDHVADRDGLFARQPVALGARAVARRWDRQSAGSGSAVGFDTGVLLTAAARQVELERDAGPGSPVLLVTEPTESATSAAFAHTAVLAGRPHNADALAEAGRLFGRLAHLLDAAEDQHEDAATGAWNPLTATGTDRAEAERLCRDAVHGIRLALSEVEFTDRALVHVLLAHETGRAVDRVFHSPKLQTPYPGPGPYQDQPQYPQYPQYPNAPQNPNPNPNPYQYQQPQNTYQGQQPGPPGWGAQPPYGPGGPGGPGGPGGPGGPFGPGGLPFGPGGGGKRPPRRSTLAGCAMWTLMACTCQLLCCDHNDPWSRERTKGWCDRHPTCGDCCEGCCDGIDCCNCCCACCDGN from the coding sequence GTGTTCGGAATCATCAGGCCCTGCCGCCACCACCTGTCCGAGCGGCTGCGGACCTCCTGGATGGCCCACCTGTGCGGCCTGTGCCTCGCGCTGCGGGACGACCACGGGCAGTTGGCCCGCACGGCCACCAACTACGACGGCTTGATCATCTCGGTACTGGTCGAGGCGCAGCGCCCGGCCACGGACCTCTCCGGGCGCCGGACCGCCGGACCGTGCCCGCTGCGCGGGATGCGAACCGCCGAGGTGGCGCAGGGCGAGGGTGCCCGGCTGGCGGCCTCGGTGTCGCTGGCGCTCGCCTCGGTGAAGGTCCGCGACCATGTGGCGGATCGCGACGGTCTGTTCGCCCGCCAGCCGGTCGCACTCGGCGCCCGCGCGGTGGCGCGGCGCTGGGACCGGCAGAGCGCGGGCAGCGGCTCGGCCGTCGGCTTCGACACCGGGGTGCTCCTGACGGCCGCCGCCCGCCAGGTCGAGCTGGAGCGCGACGCGGGGCCCGGCAGCCCCGTCCTGCTGGTCACCGAGCCGACCGAGAGCGCCACCTCGGCCGCCTTCGCGCACACCGCGGTGTTGGCCGGCCGGCCGCACAACGCCGACGCCCTGGCCGAGGCCGGCCGCCTGTTCGGCCGGCTCGCCCACCTGCTGGACGCCGCCGAGGATCAGCACGAGGACGCCGCAACCGGTGCCTGGAACCCGCTCACCGCAACCGGTACCGACCGGGCCGAGGCCGAGCGGCTCTGCCGGGACGCGGTGCACGGCATCCGCCTGGCGCTGAGCGAGGTCGAGTTCACGGACCGTGCGCTGGTGCACGTGTTGCTGGCGCACGAGACGGGACGGGCGGTGGACCGGGTCTTCCACAGCCCGAAGCTGCAGACGCCGTACCCGGGGCCGGGGCCCTACCAGGATCAGCCGCAGTACCCGCAGTACCCGCAGTACCCCAACGCGCCACAGAACCCGAACCCGAACCCCAACCCGTACCAGTACCAGCAGCCGCAGAACACGTACCAGGGGCAGCAGCCGGGTCCGCCCGGCTGGGGCGCCCAGCCTCCGTACGGCCCGGGCGGGCCTGGCGGACCCGGTGGCCCGGGCGGACCCGGTGGCCCCTTCGGGCCCGGTGGCCTGCCCTTCGGCCCGGGCGGTGGCGGGAAGCGCCCGCCTAGGCGCTCCACCCTGGCCGGCTGCGCGATGTGGACCTTGATGGCCTGCACCTGCCAGCTGCTCTGCTGCGACCACAACGACCCGTGGAGCCGCGAGCGCACCAAGGGCTGGTGCGACCGCCACCCGACCTGCGGTGACTGCTGCGAGGGGTGCTGCGACGGCATCGACTGCTGCAACTGCTGCTGCGCCTGCTGCGACGGCAACTGA
- a CDS encoding type 1 glutamine amidotransferase domain-containing protein translates to MAKILFVLTGADHWTLADGTKHPTGFWAEEAVAPYKAFKAAGHEIVVATPGGVIPTVDEGSLAPQFNGGEEGAKKIADTLASITELRHPIKLEDVVPGGYDAVFYPGGHGPMEDLAVDSDSGALLTLTLKSGKPLGVVCHAPAALLAARDEVGGSPFAGYRLTGFTNVEESQAGFADRAKWLLQDRLVEIGADFQEGEPWAPHVVVDRNLITGQNPASSAPLAAELLKKLA, encoded by the coding sequence ATGGCAAAGATCCTCTTCGTGCTGACCGGCGCCGACCACTGGACGCTGGCCGACGGCACCAAACACCCCACCGGCTTCTGGGCCGAGGAGGCCGTCGCCCCCTACAAGGCGTTCAAGGCGGCCGGTCACGAGATCGTCGTCGCCACGCCGGGCGGCGTGATCCCGACCGTGGACGAGGGCAGCCTCGCGCCCCAGTTCAACGGCGGAGAGGAGGGTGCGAAGAAGATCGCGGACACCCTCGCGTCGATCACCGAGCTGCGGCATCCGATCAAGCTGGAAGACGTGGTGCCGGGCGGCTACGACGCCGTTTTCTACCCCGGTGGCCACGGCCCGATGGAGGACCTGGCCGTCGACTCCGACTCCGGCGCCCTGCTCACCCTGACGCTGAAGTCCGGCAAGCCACTCGGCGTCGTCTGCCACGCCCCGGCCGCGCTGCTGGCCGCCAGGGACGAGGTCGGCGGCTCGCCGTTCGCGGGCTACCGGCTGACGGGCTTCACCAATGTGGAGGAGAGCCAGGCCGGTTTCGCCGACCGGGCGAAGTGGCTGCTGCAGGACCGCCTCGTCGAGATCGGTGCCGACTTCCAGGAAGGTGAGCCCTGGGCGCCGCACGTGGTCGTCGACCGGAACCTGATCACCGGCCAGAACCCCGCCTCATCCGCCCCGCTGGCGGCTGAGCTGCTGAAGAAACTGGCCTGA
- a CDS encoding nuclear transport factor 2 family protein produces MHPFRKAVEDRDEEAVAALLADNVLFTSPVVFKPYPGKAITAAILRGVLRVFEDFRYVREIANPDGRDHVFVFTATVSGKQIQGCDILHFDADGKIDEFTVMVRPLSAAKALAEAMGAQFDRITQEAAER; encoded by the coding sequence ATGCACCCCTTCCGCAAGGCCGTCGAGGACCGTGACGAGGAGGCCGTGGCGGCGCTCCTGGCCGACAACGTCCTCTTCACCAGTCCCGTGGTCTTCAAGCCCTACCCCGGCAAGGCGATCACCGCGGCGATCCTGCGCGGTGTGCTGCGCGTCTTCGAGGACTTCCGCTACGTCCGCGAGATCGCGAATCCGGACGGCCGCGACCACGTCTTCGTCTTCACCGCGACCGTCTCCGGCAAGCAGATCCAGGGCTGCGACATCCTGCACTTCGACGCGGACGGGAAGATCGACGAGTTCACCGTCATGGTCCGCCCGCTGTCCGCCGCCAAGGCTCTGGCCGAGGCGATGGGCGCCCAGTTCGACCGGATCACGCAGGAGGCGGCCGAGCGGTGA
- a CDS encoding DUF6801 domain-containing protein encodes MGVLGAGTAVADPVSLTLNYSCSFPLIGNQPIAVKLTVDVANSATVGVPTQGFAVNAVATVSSSVNQALGLIGAKTLEGTADGVLVVAAPQGALNQTVPLDLARTSLPGSGSFDVAVTGTTPTITFSQPGTARLGVGGLTLHLAPRDGGGGLTLVGRFDSSCKLAAGQNGALTTLDITAPVTPTGSPTQGAPTQGATEPTPPGATGSTGGGMNGATTPGTSRTTAAGATTPATAPAANSGPTAGTSAGTSTAGATAAAGSATPGTASSTTAASSTGLTTEGTAGPGSDSPSNPTRPSSPPTPTGNATKLDAASNTSTSTGGSGSGEWDAGLILLAVGALLVVGGTVLRHRSRLKARRPQ; translated from the coding sequence GTGGGAGTCCTGGGAGCGGGCACCGCGGTCGCCGATCCGGTCTCGCTGACGTTGAACTACTCCTGCTCGTTCCCGCTGATCGGCAACCAGCCCATAGCGGTGAAGCTCACCGTGGACGTGGCGAACTCCGCCACGGTGGGTGTGCCCACCCAGGGATTCGCCGTGAACGCGGTGGCGACGGTGAGCTCCTCCGTCAACCAGGCGCTCGGCCTGATCGGCGCGAAGACCCTTGAGGGCACGGCGGACGGGGTGCTCGTGGTGGCCGCGCCGCAGGGCGCGTTGAACCAGACCGTGCCCCTCGATCTGGCCAGGACCAGCCTCCCGGGCTCCGGCTCGTTCGACGTCGCGGTGACCGGCACCACGCCCACGATCACCTTCAGTCAGCCGGGCACCGCGCGGCTCGGCGTCGGTGGCCTCACCCTGCACCTCGCGCCGCGAGACGGGGGTGGCGGCCTGACGCTGGTGGGCAGGTTCGACTCCTCGTGCAAGTTGGCCGCCGGGCAGAACGGCGCGCTCACGACGCTCGACATCACGGCGCCGGTCACGCCGACCGGGTCGCCGACGCAGGGAGCACCCACGCAGGGAGCGACGGAGCCGACGCCCCCAGGCGCCACCGGGTCCACCGGCGGCGGCATGAACGGTGCGACCACGCCGGGCACTTCGCGCACCACGGCCGCTGGCGCGACCACCCCGGCCACGGCGCCCGCGGCCAACTCCGGCCCGACCGCAGGCACGAGCGCCGGTACCAGCACCGCGGGTGCGACGGCTGCGGCGGGTTCGGCGACCCCTGGCACCGCCTCGTCCACGACCGCCGCCAGCTCGACCGGGCTCACCACCGAAGGCACGGCCGGCCCCGGGAGCGACAGCCCGAGTAACCCGACCCGCCCGAGCAGTCCGCCCACTCCCACCGGCAACGCCACCAAGCTGGACGCCGCGTCGAACACCTCGACCAGCACCGGCGGCAGCGGGAGCGGCGAGTGGGATGCCGGCCTGATCCTGTTGGCCGTGGGCGCCCTCCTGGTCGTGGGTGGCACCGTCCTGCGCCACCGTTCCCGCCTCAAGGCCCGCCGCCCCCAGTGA
- a CDS encoding M60 family metallopeptidase, which yields MENDGTCTQPFEGRVAPKSGDTRGPGADIALSMDGKEAHPAPYVGSSTQSFTLVDQADGSIGIRNNYYGTVLTMTDTSVYPAPYEGNVAQSFTLVDQADGSIGIRNNYYGTVLTMTDTSVYPAPYEGNVAQSFILVEQADGSQGIRSFYQRAAYVTFKGTVDLLDSIRRVGNWFFNSDRQPTGFYLPKDTRMELQLSLTNHTEESQPTLYIGAPDTNPDIDYAIPRAYRLREGQNFVTDPGGGMVYFQMTGVNASAAVSFRSGVTKVPFFEYGKTTPEQYREMLRTLTHAPQVELVSERTIVTVKRSAAVEHQDVDPNALMETYEKIVSIEEGVIGLDGSTPLHTRAPLKFHLTHGNYRQIGEAYAAHTYTAYPDYYGPLLLVPEKLAGSWGIAHELGHQNQMLGYLPHDFDEVTNNIASLAVERAFGHPSTLVGRGPDGKNVWDTTLEKLHTPSLDITDLGLFERLAVLEQLRLAFGDEFWPRMNRTTREKWESNAYHPERAKAFDNLALFSSITAHADLRDFFSAWGVPITEQGRQEIAKLNLPAPAIDPTTLREKD from the coding sequence ATGGAAAACGACGGCACATGCACTCAGCCTTTCGAAGGCCGCGTGGCGCCCAAATCCGGTGACACGCGAGGACCCGGAGCGGACATCGCCCTCTCCATGGACGGCAAGGAAGCCCACCCCGCGCCGTACGTCGGCAGTTCCACCCAGAGCTTTACCCTGGTGGACCAGGCCGACGGCTCGATAGGGATCCGCAACAACTACTACGGCACGGTCCTGACGATGACGGACACGTCCGTCTACCCTGCGCCGTACGAAGGCAATGTCGCCCAGAGCTTTACTCTGGTGGATCAGGCCGACGGCTCGATAGGGATCCGCAACAACTACTACGGCACGGTCCTGACGATGACGGACACGTCCGTCTACCCCGCGCCGTACGAAGGCAATGTCGCCCAGAGCTTCATTCTGGTGGAACAGGCCGATGGTTCACAGGGGATTCGGAGTTTCTATCAACGGGCCGCATACGTCACGTTCAAGGGAACCGTCGACCTTCTGGACTCGATCAGGAGGGTCGGTAACTGGTTCTTCAACAGCGATCGGCAGCCCACGGGATTCTATCTGCCCAAGGACACCCGGATGGAGCTCCAGCTCAGCCTCACGAACCACACCGAAGAGAGCCAGCCGACACTCTATATCGGCGCACCCGACACCAACCCGGATATCGATTATGCGATTCCGCGGGCTTACCGTCTCCGGGAAGGTCAGAATTTTGTGACCGACCCCGGTGGCGGCATGGTCTACTTTCAGATGACCGGTGTCAACGCCAGTGCTGCTGTCAGCTTCCGGTCCGGGGTGACGAAGGTTCCCTTCTTCGAATACGGCAAGACAACACCGGAGCAGTACCGTGAAATGCTCCGGACCCTGACGCACGCGCCCCAGGTCGAACTGGTCTCCGAACGCACGATCGTCACGGTCAAACGCTCGGCGGCGGTGGAGCACCAGGACGTCGACCCGAACGCACTGATGGAGACCTACGAGAAGATCGTGTCCATCGAAGAGGGCGTGATCGGACTCGACGGCTCAACTCCACTCCACACGCGCGCGCCCTTGAAATTCCATCTCACCCACGGTAACTACCGGCAAATCGGTGAAGCCTATGCCGCACACACCTACACCGCCTACCCCGACTACTACGGCCCTCTGCTGCTCGTTCCGGAGAAACTCGCCGGTTCCTGGGGTATCGCGCACGAGTTGGGCCATCAGAACCAGATGCTGGGATATCTGCCCCATGACTTCGACGAGGTCACCAACAACATTGCCTCCCTCGCGGTGGAGCGTGCCTTCGGCCACCCGTCAACCCTGGTAGGAAGGGGGCCTGACGGCAAGAACGTCTGGGATACGACACTGGAGAAGTTGCACACCCCGTCTCTCGACATCACCGATCTGGGCCTCTTCGAACGTCTGGCCGTGCTCGAACAGCTCCGGCTTGCGTTCGGCGACGAGTTCTGGCCGCGCATGAACAGGACCACGCGGGAAAAATGGGAATCCAACGCCTACCACCCGGAGCGAGCAAAAGCGTTCGACAATCTGGCACTGTTCTCCAGTATCACCGCACACGCCGATCTCCGTGACTTCTTTTCCGCCTGGGGTGTCCCCATCACCGAGCAAGGCAGGCAGGAGATCGCCAAACTGAACCTGCCCGCACCGGCGATCGACCCGACAACTCTCCGCGAAAAGGACTGA